A genomic region of Plasmodium falciparum 3D7 genome assembly, chromosome: 11 contains the following coding sequences:
- a CDS encoding ATP synthase-associated protein, putative, translating into MGFHIQRYIAMMGRGINPKTWKKLWVDSKNKQIIHVYNDVAEFMNNQIAQVVRVYQYRYWWWANPFGMGLIFYLGYKTWYMVYINHKQRKVAQVVASAYGQGGQWLNPVPK; encoded by the exons atgggATTTCATATACAACGATATATTGCTATGATGGGTAGAGGCATAAATCCCAAAACATGGAAAAAATTATGGGTTGatagtaaaaataaacaaataattcATGTATACAATGATGTAGCCGAATTTATGAATAATCAAATAGCCCAAGTTGTACGAGT GTACCAGTACAGATATTGGTGGTGGGCTAACCCTTTTGGTATGGGATTAATTTTTTACCTTGGATATAAAACTTGGTATATGGTTTACATAAATCATAAACAAAGGAAAGTTGCACAAGTAGTTGCTTCTGCTTATGGACAAGGAGGACAGTGGCTCAATCCAGTAcccaaataa